In Litorimonas taeanensis, one DNA window encodes the following:
- a CDS encoding YcgN family cysteine cluster protein has product MAKSKLPFWKTKNMAEFSPQEWESLCDGCGKCCCIRLEDEDDGSIYITDVACKLFNPETCACGDYANRSERVSDCVTLTPDNVDQLHWMPQTCAYRLVSEGKDLPNYHHLVSGSRDTIHASGMSVQDAVVSEELVDEDEIHHRIVIWPGEPDINK; this is encoded by the coding sequence ATTGCTAAATCAAAATTACCCTTTTGGAAAACCAAAAATATGGCGGAATTTAGTCCGCAAGAGTGGGAGAGCCTCTGTGATGGCTGTGGAAAGTGTTGTTGTATACGTTTAGAAGACGAAGATGACGGCTCGATTTATATAACTGATGTAGCCTGCAAACTCTTTAACCCTGAAACATGCGCTTGCGGAGATTACGCTAACCGTAGTGAACGTGTGTCAGATTGTGTGACGCTTACACCTGACAATGTCGACCAATTACATTGGATGCCTCAAACTTGTGCTTACAGATTAGTGTCTGAGGGCAAAGATTTGCCTAATTATCATCATCTAGTGTCAGGGTCGCGGGATACAATTCATGCGTCTGGTATGAGTGTTCAGGACGCGGTTGTAAGCGAAGAGCTTGTTGATGAGGATGAAATTCACCACCGGATTGTTATCTGGCCCGGGGAACCCGATATCAACAAGTAA
- a CDS encoding fatty acyl-AMP ligase — MTSSKSSEIAANDMSPTPTLRGQRLRLSDFDTLCEGLDYAATSQAGFNYFDGKGGLKTALPYSELRERAIEVAYSLVKFAPKNSRIGLAAVSTPEFAVLFFACQYAGLIPAPLPLPVTLGGRGSYERQLERMADTGDFYALFAPESMEAIMSSALNDQAIPVITFEAVNDLPKGDKLRPFEKDDLCYIQYSSGSSSSPKGIIGTQGSVTANCLAITEYGMKVGENDRCTSWLPLYHDMGLIGFLIAPMMSQMTVDYIDPNDFTRRPITWLQLISDHKGTLSYSPTFGYELCVRRWREDRELDLSSWRAAGIGGDMVRPEPLTEFQELFEEMGFSKGAFTPSYGLAETTLAASFAPLGQGLKKHTIDMDRYERTSEAVTASELTPSSARRTFVACGPVLPDHEMEVRDFDNNVLQPGKVGRICLKGPSVSPGYFRNSQATEAAFTADGWLDTGDLGYWLDEQIVVTGRSKDLILWHGRNIWPQDIEWAAQAAAPHRCGRACAFSIGGAGDEKQIMLLLECRTRDEALLEEIFKAVTAAIRLEVGVPVRLQLVPKSTMIVTSSGKLSRARVKEKFLSGAIIDLQNSETLRVVENKA, encoded by the coding sequence ATGACCAGTTCCAAAAGTTCAGAAATTGCTGCGAATGATATGTCGCCAACCCCAACCCTTCGAGGGCAAAGGTTGCGTCTCAGTGATTTTGATACGCTTTGTGAAGGACTAGATTACGCGGCCACAAGTCAGGCTGGTTTCAACTATTTCGATGGAAAAGGGGGGCTTAAGACAGCTCTTCCTTATTCGGAACTTCGAGAGCGTGCAATCGAAGTCGCGTACAGCTTGGTGAAATTTGCGCCTAAGAACTCTCGTATTGGTTTGGCCGCAGTATCCACGCCAGAGTTTGCCGTCCTTTTCTTTGCTTGCCAATATGCAGGTCTGATTCCTGCGCCGCTTCCGCTTCCTGTAACTTTGGGCGGGCGCGGTAGCTATGAGCGCCAATTAGAGCGTATGGCTGATACTGGTGACTTCTACGCCCTGTTCGCTCCAGAATCTATGGAAGCGATTATGAGCTCGGCGTTAAATGATCAGGCGATTCCTGTGATTACGTTTGAAGCCGTGAATGATTTGCCAAAGGGCGATAAGTTACGTCCATTTGAAAAAGATGACTTGTGTTATATTCAATACAGCTCAGGAAGTTCTAGCTCACCAAAGGGCATTATAGGGACGCAAGGCTCGGTTACGGCTAACTGTCTGGCTATCACTGAATATGGCATGAAAGTGGGAGAAAATGATCGGTGTACGAGTTGGCTACCACTCTATCATGATATGGGCCTGATTGGCTTTCTAATCGCACCAATGATGAGTCAAATGACCGTCGACTATATAGACCCGAATGATTTTACACGTCGCCCAATTACATGGTTGCAGTTGATTAGTGACCACAAAGGGACGTTGTCATACAGTCCGACATTTGGCTATGAATTGTGTGTCCGTCGTTGGCGTGAAGACAGAGAACTTGATTTATCGAGCTGGCGCGCAGCTGGTATCGGTGGCGATATGGTAAGGCCTGAACCATTGACTGAGTTTCAAGAGCTGTTTGAAGAGATGGGCTTTTCTAAAGGAGCTTTTACACCGAGTTATGGCTTGGCTGAAACAACATTGGCTGCCAGTTTCGCACCTTTAGGCCAAGGGTTAAAGAAACATACGATTGATATGGATCGTTATGAGCGTACATCTGAGGCGGTTACAGCCTCTGAACTTACTCCATCTTCGGCCAGACGTACATTTGTTGCCTGTGGCCCCGTGCTTCCAGATCACGAAATGGAAGTAAGAGACTTTGATAATAATGTTCTTCAGCCGGGTAAGGTGGGTAGAATTTGCTTGAAGGGGCCGAGCGTCTCTCCTGGTTATTTCCGAAACTCTCAGGCAACAGAAGCTGCATTTACGGCTGATGGCTGGCTAGATACAGGGGATTTAGGCTACTGGCTTGATGAACAAATCGTTGTGACAGGACGGTCAAAAGACCTCATTCTTTGGCATGGCCGTAATATTTGGCCCCAAGATATTGAATGGGCCGCACAAGCCGCTGCACCTCACCGCTGCGGCAGAGCCTGTGCGTTCTCAATCGGAGGGGCAGGCGATGAAAAGCAAATTATGCTTCTTTTGGAGTGCCGGACACGTGATGAGGCCTTGTTAGAAGAGATATTTAAGGCTGTGACAGCCGCTATACGCCTCGAAGTGGGCGTACCTGTAAGGCTTCAGCTTGTACCGAAGTCTACCATGATTGTAACAAGTTCTGGGAAATTGTCGCGTGCACGCGTAAAAGAAAAATTCTTATCAGGTGCTATTATTGATTTGCAAAACTCGGAAACGCTTCGAGTCGTCGAGAATAAGGCTTAG
- the spt gene encoding serine palmitoyltransferase — protein sequence MSSIFDKYSPLKSRVDMMMKIGRDALGVQFDDIINATRGRIGNREILLAGTNNYLGLTFDEDCVAAAKQAIDNHGTGTTGSRVANGSYAEHVDLEKALADHFGMPSCVVFTTGYQTNLSAISALAGDKDVIFMDADAHACIIDGTRLTGASTFRFRHNSPEDLDKRLSRHGDIQDGHALVVIEGMYSMFGDIAPVDEFVDVTHRHGGYLFIDEAHSYGIFGETGCGIAEEQGVLDQVDFISGTFSKSLASVGGFCASKHPEFEITRKVMRPYMFTASATPSNISAARAAVEKVKTGDHLRKNLKERAQQLHAGLSELGYDLCADPSPVIAARRPNEAVAALEWNWLLENGVYVNLAVPPGTPQSSSLLRISLSAAHTEQDVNKIVETFGAMKNAQGEMMNDMASKLAAE from the coding sequence ATGTCGTCAATATTTGATAAATACAGTCCCCTAAAATCACGTGTGGATATGATGATGAAGATCGGGCGTGATGCGCTCGGTGTTCAATTTGATGATATTATTAATGCTACGCGAGGTCGAATTGGGAATCGCGAAATTTTATTAGCTGGAACCAATAACTATCTTGGTTTGACCTTTGATGAGGATTGTGTCGCCGCTGCAAAGCAAGCTATTGATAACCACGGGACAGGAACAACGGGCAGCCGTGTCGCCAATGGCAGTTATGCAGAACATGTCGATCTGGAAAAAGCTTTAGCAGACCATTTTGGCATGCCATCTTGCGTGGTTTTCACAACGGGTTATCAAACTAACTTATCCGCGATTTCAGCCCTAGCAGGTGATAAGGATGTCATCTTTATGGATGCTGATGCACATGCCTGTATCATCGATGGAACTCGTCTTACGGGGGCCTCTACATTCCGTTTCCGTCATAATTCACCTGAAGACTTAGATAAGCGGTTAAGTCGTCACGGGGATATTCAAGATGGGCATGCACTTGTTGTGATTGAGGGTATGTATTCCATGTTTGGAGATATTGCACCCGTCGATGAATTCGTTGACGTTACCCATCGCCATGGCGGTTACCTCTTTATCGATGAGGCCCACTCTTATGGAATATTTGGTGAAACAGGTTGCGGCATAGCAGAAGAACAAGGCGTACTGGACCAAGTTGATTTTATTTCTGGTACGTTTTCAAAAAGCTTAGCCTCTGTGGGCGGGTTTTGTGCTTCTAAACATCCAGAATTTGAGATTACCCGCAAAGTTATGCGGCCTTATATGTTTACAGCCTCTGCTACTCCATCCAATATTTCTGCGGCGCGAGCGGCAGTAGAAAAAGTAAAGACAGGTGATCATCTAAGAAAAAACCTAAAGGAACGGGCTCAACAACTTCATGCGGGTTTATCCGAGTTAGGGTATGACTTATGTGCAGATCCAAGCCCCGTGATTGCTGCGCGACGTCCTAATGAGGCCGTAGCAGCTCTGGAATGGAACTGGCTTCTTGAAAATGGTGTTTATGTCAATTTAGCCGTACCACCAGGAACCCCCCAAAGCTCAAGTCTTTTGCGTATTAGTTTGTCTGCGGCGCATACCGAGCAAGATGTCAATAAGATCGTCGAAACATTCGGTGCTATGAAAAATGCACAGGGCGAAATGATGAACGATATGGCTTCAAAATTAGCCGCTGAGTAG
- a CDS encoding NAD-dependent epimerase/dehydratase family protein, with protein MPQLIALTGATGFLGRHLLHRLLADGHKVRALARNPSALAEFCSPNLEVIKGDLTSDLSCWGQSADCVIHLAGLVKARNWDEFETVNIDGARAVAVAAEKLSVPRVILMSSMTARAPQLSLYAKSKSLGEKAVTEVYSQELAIIRAPAVFGPGDSATKPIFDLMGKGLLPTVGGKGWRHRSVAMVYVSDLVDDIVLRALRGDYDGTIVSPSTIGAVSMPEFAEFGRQATGKSIRAFPIPLFLIFPIAAVTTITLRLCGWGHLSLGKLAEFRYERWQSNDRVTNPTPMQNAIGETMRSYDLLDTI; from the coding sequence GTGCCTCAACTTATTGCGCTGACTGGCGCAACAGGTTTTTTGGGGCGTCATTTACTTCACCGGCTTCTTGCTGATGGTCATAAGGTAAGAGCGCTCGCCCGCAATCCATCAGCCCTGGCAGAGTTTTGTTCACCCAACCTTGAAGTCATTAAAGGTGATTTAACGAGCGACCTTTCATGTTGGGGGCAGAGCGCAGATTGTGTGATTCATTTAGCCGGTCTCGTTAAGGCAAGGAATTGGGATGAATTTGAGACGGTAAACATTGACGGCGCTAGGGCTGTTGCTGTTGCGGCTGAAAAACTCTCAGTACCACGTGTTATTCTGATGTCTTCGATGACAGCCAGAGCGCCCCAGTTGAGCTTGTATGCTAAGTCAAAATCTCTGGGAGAGAAGGCCGTAACAGAGGTTTACTCTCAAGAGCTTGCGATAATTCGGGCACCAGCTGTTTTCGGCCCTGGAGACTCAGCGACGAAACCCATATTTGACCTTATGGGGAAAGGGCTTTTGCCAACCGTTGGAGGAAAGGGCTGGCGACACCGTTCCGTCGCAATGGTGTATGTTTCGGACCTTGTTGATGATATAGTGTTGCGAGCGTTAAGAGGCGACTATGATGGGACAATCGTTTCGCCCTCTACCATAGGAGCCGTGAGTATGCCTGAGTTCGCTGAGTTTGGTCGACAGGCCACAGGGAAATCGATACGAGCTTTTCCTATACCTTTGTTCTTAATCTTTCCGATTGCAGCCGTAACAACGATTACATTACGTCTGTGTGGATGGGGACACTTGAGCCTAGGAAAGCTGGCCGAGTTCCGTTATGAACGCTGGCAAAGCAATGACCGAGTAACGAATCCTACTCCTATGCAGAACGCAATAGGCGAAACGATGCGAAGCTATGACCTACTGGATACAATATGA
- a CDS encoding phosphopantetheine-binding protein, which yields MSTSPSRDEIFDKICELLKPYNPQNREILKESGIMSDLEVDSVAVFDLVMGLEDHYDISIPMEMVSDIKTVGELVNAVKELTSE from the coding sequence ATGAGCACCTCTCCCTCACGTGATGAGATTTTTGATAAAATTTGCGAACTTCTCAAACCCTATAATCCACAAAATCGTGAAATTCTGAAAGAGAGCGGCATCATGTCGGACCTCGAAGTCGATTCTGTGGCTGTATTTGACCTCGTCATGGGGCTGGAAGATCACTATGATATTTCGATTCCTATGGAAATGGTGTCCGACATCAAAACAGTCGGAGAGTTGGTCAATGCTGTCAAAGAATTGACGTCGGAGTAA
- a CDS encoding NTP transferase domain-containing protein, whose amino-acid sequence MNNSPQVLVLAGQRAGVADPLCEAFNVTYKVETQLIGKPMIKWVAEALDAAELKRPFIVSGYPALSEGWSIAASGDGPADSALLALKDASFPCLMTTGDHPLLTADILRFFIEASQKTGADFCVGLADEQTIQSAYPETKRTYLRFSDTAVSGCNLFYIANSQGLAALEFWREAQHLRKKPLQLARKVGIGLGIRYAAGRLSISQAFDEAGKKIGIKASPVLLPYAEAAIDVDKVSDHDVVEKILLSRFNS is encoded by the coding sequence ATGAATAACTCTCCGCAAGTGCTTGTTCTCGCTGGGCAAAGAGCAGGCGTGGCTGATCCGCTGTGCGAAGCTTTCAATGTGACCTACAAAGTAGAAACTCAGTTGATAGGTAAGCCCATGATTAAGTGGGTCGCGGAAGCTCTGGATGCAGCAGAATTAAAACGTCCCTTTATCGTCTCGGGGTATCCCGCTCTTTCTGAAGGCTGGAGTATCGCGGCCTCAGGTGATGGCCCTGCTGATAGCGCTTTGCTTGCGCTGAAAGATGCAAGCTTTCCTTGTTTGATGACGACTGGTGACCATCCCTTGCTGACCGCCGATATCTTGCGTTTCTTCATAGAAGCATCACAGAAGACTGGCGCCGACTTTTGCGTTGGGCTTGCTGATGAACAAACTATTCAGTCTGCCTATCCAGAAACAAAACGAACTTATTTGCGGTTTTCTGATACGGCGGTCTCAGGGTGCAATCTCTTTTATATCGCAAATTCACAAGGATTGGCCGCTTTAGAGTTTTGGCGTGAGGCGCAACACTTGCGTAAGAAACCCTTACAATTGGCGCGAAAGGTCGGGATTGGGCTTGGGATACGATATGCAGCAGGACGATTGTCGATTTCGCAAGCTTTTGATGAGGCTGGAAAAAAAATAGGGATTAAGGCTTCTCCAGTTTTATTGCCCTATGCTGAGGCGGCTATTGATGTCGATAAGGTCTCAGATCACGATGTCGTGGAAAAGATACTGCTCTCTCGGTTCAATTCTTAA
- a CDS encoding diacylglycerol/lipid kinase family protein — translation MLQAPQIHNLKPVLAISNAKARSVSQKGSKIQLSALPRGSKHHISRDKSDLGKLLEQAKNDKIAHILIEGGDGTVRMVMTALLNSYEDTSPLPAVSILPSGTTNQIARNVGLKNFSDMRTIVKGDVSETSVPLVKIEIVGAGKESAPPYFGFLFSTGALPHVSKFAQEKFNKNGVGGGTAVVGAFLKVMTGNKETLMPPEKHKMRARIGEQTIFKHKGKALGTMMTTLPTLMMGLDPFWGHEAAPLRLTWAEADSRHLGRNVAGLWMGRKQDRGQDGFHSHNIDRLVLRTLAPAVLDGDFIDISGAKIRVSASRPVRFWQSK, via the coding sequence GTGCTCCAAGCGCCTCAAATACATAATCTTAAACCCGTTCTAGCCATTTCGAACGCAAAGGCACGGTCAGTCTCTCAAAAAGGCTCTAAAATTCAGCTCTCAGCGCTGCCGAGGGGCAGCAAACATCATATAAGTCGGGATAAATCAGACCTTGGCAAACTGCTTGAGCAAGCAAAGAACGACAAAATAGCACACATCCTGATTGAAGGCGGTGATGGTACTGTCCGTATGGTGATGACGGCGCTTTTGAACTCATATGAAGACACTTCCCCTTTACCAGCCGTCTCAATCCTCCCAAGTGGAACAACAAATCAAATAGCAAGAAACGTCGGCTTAAAAAACTTTTCTGACATGCGCACAATTGTGAAAGGGGATGTTTCTGAAACAAGTGTTCCTCTTGTAAAAATAGAAATAGTTGGCGCCGGTAAAGAGAGCGCTCCCCCTTATTTTGGTTTTCTCTTCTCAACAGGAGCTTTGCCACATGTCAGTAAATTTGCACAAGAGAAGTTCAACAAGAATGGCGTTGGTGGTGGCACAGCAGTAGTCGGCGCCTTTTTGAAGGTAATGACTGGCAATAAAGAAACTTTAATGCCTCCGGAAAAACATAAGATGCGCGCCCGGATTGGTGAACAAACCATTTTTAAACATAAAGGCAAAGCTCTTGGAACAATGATGACCACTCTACCTACGCTGATGATGGGCCTTGATCCATTTTGGGGACATGAAGCCGCTCCCTTACGTTTAACATGGGCTGAGGCCGATAGCCGCCACTTAGGGCGAAATGTTGCGGGACTTTGGATGGGGCGAAAACAAGATAGAGGCCAAGACGGGTTTCACAGTCACAATATTGATCGCCTAGTTTTACGCACCCTGGCTCCCGCTGTTTTGGATGGAGACTTTATAGATATTTCAGGAGCAAAAATTCGTGTTTCAGCGTCCCGCCCGGTTCGGTTTTGGCAGTCCAAATGA
- a CDS encoding LptF/LptG family permease yields MLGRLNQYLMKRAAVSIGGLVVFACCVLLLERLLRIFEIVSNSADPAADATRMIYNLLPHYLGMAVPMALLLGTIITIDRFSRSSELTAALGAGISLFHMTKPFLLLASFLAFLTLFIEGYMQPVGRYNYRQLVNVVKQQSFTAALREGTFTTVGTRTFFAGTDLPGAAIGPIFIYESSEDDLNNQTGFRITTASEGRLVVREDTNEPVLQLSSGRANQVDNGTQIDGDLGFGSASITGAASDTKFRERGDDERELTSMELFKNRHGTVYDTLSVETNNAALHLRAGRAVLLLILPFIAVPFGLNYGRNPSSAGIFIGVVFLVSLQKALEFGQSLGASGKIPPWLGIWSIIAIVAIFAAYIFWKSAFKMGQPPLTAFAQQISHYQGKVVKKLSNIRLKLAGVERV; encoded by the coding sequence ATGCTAGGTCGGCTAAACCAATATTTGATGAAACGAGCCGCCGTGAGTATTGGCGGCCTCGTCGTTTTTGCTTGTTGCGTTCTCTTATTAGAACGGCTCCTAAGGATATTTGAAATCGTGTCGAATTCCGCAGATCCGGCCGCCGACGCAACCCGAATGATTTACAATTTGCTACCTCATTATTTAGGTATGGCCGTGCCCATGGCGCTCCTATTGGGAACAATCATCACGATTGATCGGTTTTCTCGCTCAAGCGAACTTACAGCCGCTCTAGGTGCTGGCATTTCCCTATTTCATATGACGAAGCCATTCTTATTGTTAGCGAGTTTCTTAGCCTTCTTAACCTTGTTCATTGAAGGTTACATGCAACCTGTGGGCCGATACAACTATCGGCAACTTGTCAATGTGGTGAAACAACAGAGCTTCACCGCAGCGCTACGTGAAGGTACATTTACAACGGTTGGCACTCGGACGTTCTTTGCTGGCACTGATTTGCCTGGCGCCGCGATAGGCCCAATTTTCATTTATGAGTCTTCCGAAGATGATTTGAACAATCAAACTGGTTTTCGAATTACAACGGCGAGCGAAGGACGACTCGTTGTGCGCGAAGACACCAACGAACCTGTTCTCCAACTTTCATCAGGCCGCGCTAATCAGGTCGACAACGGCACGCAAATTGACGGCGACCTTGGGTTCGGTAGCGCTTCTATAACGGGTGCAGCCTCTGACACTAAATTTCGAGAGAGAGGAGATGATGAACGCGAACTAACGTCAATGGAACTTTTCAAAAACAGACACGGCACCGTTTACGACACCTTGAGCGTTGAGACTAATAACGCGGCGCTACATTTGCGAGCAGGTCGCGCCGTACTTTTGCTCATACTCCCGTTTATTGCGGTACCTTTTGGACTAAACTATGGCCGCAACCCTTCATCTGCGGGTATTTTTATAGGTGTTGTTTTTTTAGTTTCACTGCAAAAAGCGCTCGAATTTGGTCAAAGCCTAGGGGCCTCTGGTAAAATACCGCCATGGCTAGGTATTTGGTCAATCATTGCAATTGTCGCAATATTTGCTGCATATATCTTTTGGAAAAGTGCCTTCAAAATGGGACAACCTCCATTAACAGCCTTCGCACAGCAAATCTCGCATTACCAAGGCAAAGTAGTCAAGAAACTCTCCAACATTCGATTAAAGCTTGCTGGAGTCGAACGTGTTTAA
- a CDS encoding LptF/LptG family permease, giving the protein MFKFGLYLTKTFLLTWLTTVFGFLVLIGLLDSLANGGDIVASGQGFHGTFKYMLLRAPVIFDRIFMFTLVVAILLVFVKLIRQHELVALLGFGISAPKQILLLSPIVLAASVTSIGFIDFAMPPAVRSLQAWGIGEYKVKNITSENPLWLEDGQDIIRATQRVSFETLGDIQIFERDETGAVNSVIWAETATFKASNWALNGVKILTLKGSDGEKRSALRDTTPRAWETNQTPRSIARLAAEPRDLSLGEMKTFSVRGNSGSKPRFAYSFWHAHRLSRPLAALILLVCCVPLMQRTGREDTGDKALILGITMGFIFLIIDGAMATFATSGGIEVMTAIAFPLAIFGLFGAFLLVRTESL; this is encoded by the coding sequence GTGTTTAAGTTTGGCTTGTATCTAACGAAAACTTTTCTGCTCACGTGGCTTACAACTGTATTTGGGTTTTTAGTCCTGATTGGACTATTGGACAGCCTTGCCAATGGCGGTGATATTGTGGCGAGTGGCCAGGGCTTTCACGGCACGTTTAAATATATGCTCTTGCGAGCCCCAGTTATTTTCGACCGAATTTTCATGTTCACACTGGTCGTAGCTATTCTGCTTGTTTTTGTTAAATTGATAAGACAGCACGAATTGGTTGCGCTTTTAGGGTTTGGTATCTCTGCTCCAAAACAGATTTTACTACTTAGCCCTATTGTACTCGCGGCGAGTGTTACCTCTATCGGTTTTATCGACTTTGCAATGCCGCCCGCAGTACGTTCTTTGCAAGCTTGGGGTATTGGGGAGTATAAAGTTAAAAACATCACCTCTGAAAACCCATTATGGCTTGAAGATGGACAGGATATCATTCGCGCGACGCAGCGCGTTAGCTTCGAAACCTTAGGCGACATTCAAATTTTTGAACGGGATGAAACTGGCGCTGTAAATTCTGTTATTTGGGCGGAAACTGCTACATTTAAGGCGTCAAACTGGGCCCTTAATGGCGTCAAGATTCTAACGTTAAAGGGTTCTGACGGAGAAAAACGAAGCGCTTTAAGAGATACCACGCCCCGTGCATGGGAAACCAACCAAACACCAAGATCTATCGCAAGATTAGCCGCTGAACCGAGAGATCTTTCATTAGGTGAAATGAAGACGTTTAGTGTGCGTGGAAATTCTGGCTCCAAGCCACGGTTTGCTTACAGTTTTTGGCATGCACACAGATTAAGTAGACCTTTAGCCGCGTTAATTTTGCTCGTCTGTTGCGTCCCCCTAATGCAGCGCACCGGACGTGAAGATACTGGCGACAAAGCTTTAATACTCGGCATTACTATGGGGTTCATTTTCTTGATTATAGATGGTGCTATGGCGACATTTGCTACATCGGGCGGTATAGAAGTTATGACCGCCATAGCGTTCCCTCTTGCCATATTCGGTCTATTTGGTGCCTTTTTACTCGTTCGCACTGAAAGTCTATAA
- a CDS encoding DUF2141 domain-containing protein, with product MKANLVHRFLREFLAIFAVFGFFFALPAMAQSDDAEEGEQDIVSDIARQTGLNLFERDKSDYCVENGLQIRVTVNGVTAEGILKLELFGEANFLKKKGKLRKIRVPAEEGSQKLCINVPLPGSYAVVGYHDRDGDRKLKKAWNFKPLEPYGLSNNPEIKALRLPKYSETSFDVPLTGVDIVINLVDLGADD from the coding sequence GTGAAAGCAAACTTAGTTCACAGATTTTTACGCGAATTTTTAGCAATATTTGCTGTTTTCGGGTTTTTCTTTGCCTTGCCAGCTATGGCGCAATCAGATGACGCAGAAGAAGGTGAGCAAGACATCGTTTCAGACATTGCCAGACAGACAGGTTTGAATCTGTTTGAGCGGGATAAATCTGACTACTGCGTTGAAAATGGACTACAAATTCGCGTCACAGTTAATGGTGTCACAGCCGAGGGAATCTTAAAGTTAGAACTTTTTGGTGAGGCTAACTTCCTAAAGAAAAAAGGGAAATTGAGAAAGATTCGTGTCCCGGCTGAAGAAGGGTCGCAAAAGCTTTGTATAAATGTTCCTCTTCCAGGGTCTTATGCGGTTGTAGGCTATCATGATCGGGATGGAGATAGGAAGCTGAAGAAAGCTTGGAATTTTAAACCTTTGGAGCCATATGGGCTTTCAAATAACCCAGAAATCAAAGCTTTGAGGCTTCCGAAATATTCTGAAACCTCATTTGATGTTCCTCTCACAGGCGTCGATATAGTCATAAATTTAGTTGACCTAGGGGCTGATGATTAG